One window of the Candidatus Methylomirabilota bacterium genome contains the following:
- a CDS encoding adenylate/guanylate cyclase domain-containing protein, with protein sequence AAVNEENRQEGLPEVEMGIGVHTGQVVVGNIGSPERMKYGVVGSHVNLTSRIQSYTTGGQILISEATRQDVGPLVKIGKQMEVKAKGFEQLIPLCEVRGIGGTHKLSLPETEDTLVPLPQEIPFRYTVVEGDHLSGVMFTGSFVKLSAKGAEAHLENPVAPLSNLNMHLIADNGEEIPGALYGKVVEQPSESPTIFSVRFTSMPPEVETFLHRLLGQCIPGNAG encoded by the coding sequence TGGCCGCGGTCAATGAAGAGAATAGACAGGAAGGCCTGCCCGAGGTGGAAATGGGCATCGGGGTGCACACGGGCCAAGTGGTGGTGGGGAATATCGGCTCGCCCGAACGCATGAAGTACGGGGTGGTGGGGAGTCATGTCAACCTCACCTCCCGCATCCAGTCCTATACCACAGGGGGCCAGATCCTGATCTCCGAGGCCACACGCCAAGACGTCGGGCCTCTCGTCAAGATTGGAAAGCAGATGGAGGTCAAAGCAAAGGGATTTGAACAGCTCATCCCCCTCTGCGAGGTCCGAGGCATTGGCGGGACACACAAGCTCTCTCTGCCGGAGACCGAAGATACGCTCGTTCCCCTGCCTCAGGAGATCCCTTTCCGCTATACCGTGGTCGAAGGGGACCATCTGAGTGGCGTCATGTTCACGGGAAGTTTCGTCAAGCTGTCAGCCAAGGGAGCCGAGGCACACTTGGAGAATCCCGTCGCCCCCTTGAGCAATCTCAACATGCACCTCATTGCCGACAACGGCGAAGAGATCCCTGGAGCACTGTACGGCAAGGTCGTGGAACAGCCATCGGAGAGTCCCACGATTTTTTCTGTGCGTTTCACCTCGATGCCGCCAGAAGTCGAGACGTTTTTACATCGCCTCTTGGGACAGTGTATTCCGGGAAACGCCGGATAG
- a CDS encoding cyclic nucleotide-binding domain-containing protein — protein MDQTVWTEKIKDGETILEEGSWPFYAYILKSGRAKVFKNIDGKQVLIRTLSEGDIFGEIAFLEDAKRTASVIADGDVEVEKIAKDTFMEVLDQLPQDVRSRLNTLFSDLTAMTEVNSRLVALLYELQHMRAKMIDLKSFEREIEKMPELLRRVVIGLVQRLNASVEGCTKLAGKVEETVKAIDSLSLPLTQ, from the coding sequence ATGGATCAAACTGTCTGGACCGAGAAAATCAAGGACGGTGAGACCATTTTAGAGGAAGGCAGCTGGCCCTTTTATGCGTACATACTCAAGTCTGGGAGGGCCAAGGTATTCAAAAATATTGATGGCAAACAAGTGCTGATACGCACGCTAAGCGAAGGGGATATCTTCGGAGAAATTGCTTTCCTTGAAGATGCCAAAAGGACCGCCTCGGTGATCGCGGACGGCGATGTGGAAGTAGAGAAGATCGCCAAGGACACCTTTATGGAGGTCCTTGATCAACTTCCCCAGGACGTGCGATCACGGCTCAACACCTTATTCAGTGATCTGACAGCCATGACTGAGGTCAACAGCCGTTTGGTGGCGCTCCTCTACGAGCTGCAGCACATGCGGGCGAAGATGATCGACCTGAAGTCTTTCGAAAGAGAGATCGAGAAGATGCCAGAGCTTCTGCGCCGGGTGGTCATTGGGTTGGTCCAACGTCTCAACGCATCCGTTGAAGGGTGCACCAAACTCGCAGGCAAGGTCGAGGAAACGGTTAAGGCGATCGACTCACTGTCGTTGCCCTTAACACAGTAA